Proteins co-encoded in one Yamadazyma tenuis chromosome 1, complete sequence genomic window:
- the ucp12 gene encoding Putative ATP-dependent RNA helicase ucp12 (EggNog:ENOG503NWAW; COG:A) → MAAKKKKPEKEDKEPAKKGKAKTSEEEEAEEARLAKAKKGAKKPDQKPTSEPENKPTRGIVVGDNFGWTGKLPLTLLYEHCQRQKWPKPIINCSSSSYGYSTHITLLWENPKTKEMIRLNYNPKLTKATANESKHLTATYVLYRLNYLKNLKIMLPVVFRDYWDQLAKDRLEILEADKNKHELLYGDQPFQAYLVEQERREKQRQKNEKLKQLNQNTKKDSIALNKNDLQELSRLSRDISDVKHPHFSRKIWDNSAIFDLDSDLRVKIENLIKYFIHWNTRKNSDSHDDKLTKFLVKLGFREPHIREALSYTNTFNSTLEWLLFYLPEDDLPGFFNKSNYHSTNQVKISKDLKYENSVASLRSSGFNIDDIKLHLKLSKNHEQNTLISLCQSLIPSELYYDDAVDLGMTPVEVWENEMASLKSMDLKLDYTSHEATIHSKLTLKLCRSHNYPNDLIGIRITNELPNYVKMSALRKIIHFLYENKYVGSEYVFTLVDFVSENYDNIINDPGPLIAGDFKPRQLVSSSNVSVSKYFKNFKVNQEKVKSSYQSRTTNPKFKDLIKDRSKLPAWAKQADILSLVDANQIVLITGETGSGKSTQIVQFILDKLNSKHDYSAKIMVTQPRRISTLGLADRISAERMDTVGHEIGYIIRGESKVCDATRITFVTTGVLLRLMQTSSKFLNSLQYIVIDEVHERSVDSDFLLILLKNSLKKFPNLKIILMSATIDKQVFSRFFNIELPHLHIEGRTFPIKDYYLEYVLDEIDYEMEVNDQLIRPQADAHFFKSGNLNYDLIVKLVHHLRNTNGSILIFMSGIYEINQLRSKVLSYFDERGEKVVVLPLHSALSSKDQTKVFNTFRELKVIIATNIAETSITIPDCTVVIDTGRVKTIQYDSTTKTTKLVENWCSQAESMQRRGRSGRIQKGNCYHLYTQETYDLMIKQPIPEIKRTNLDNLFLIIKSMGIDDVKNFLTRGIDAPSELTIDNSEITLKRIGALNESSELTNLGKYLSLIPTDLSNAKLIIFGCIFGCLNSTLILAAIKTIGSPFQKSYDFRDKVKIILAKYSQGNGDFIGYLNIMKAYTSSTSKTKFINEHCLSYLAVKDIMVTTNQYENILKDLNFYKDSKGKDINRNDSNVKILKALITAAYYPNISKIFYPDTKYFASSAGAIEVNPDEKLIRYFVEHKDHQLLAIREKQRATKMKQKERQERWDKRDKGETDSSDSNDNLSSYNEDHAPKRVFIHPSSTFFDKKSQVPQEEPGEVDINTPQVTQLLQKPPFVVYGSSYETSKHFINEITPTNVISVLLFGGDINYNLNLSNGAMSPGIIIDNWITIRTWCKNAVLVKNLRELLDNIIDFKLARSSQDEDNADYAQILSVIEMMISQQ, encoded by the coding sequence atggctgcaaagaagaagaaaccggaaaaagaagacaaagaaCCGGCTAAGAAGGGCAAAGCCAAGACGtccgaagaagaagaagcgGAGGAGGCAAGGCTCGCTAAGGCCAAAAAGGGAGCAAAAAAACCAGATCAAAAACCTACATCAGAACCTGAAAACAAGCCTACAAGAGgcattgttgttggtgacaaCTTTGGCTGGACCGGAAAGCTTCCTTTAACGCTTCTCTACGAGCACTGTCAACGGCAGAAGTGGCCCAAGCCCATCATCAACTGTTCCCTGTCATCGTATGGCTATTCCACGCATATAACCCTTTTGTGGGAAAACcccaaaaccaaagaaatgaTCCGTTTGAACTACAACCCCAAACTCACAAAGGCCACTGCTAACGAATCCAAGCACTTGACGGCAACTTATGTTCTTTACCGCTTGAACTAcctcaaaaacttgaaaatcatGTTGCCAGTAGTGTTTCGAGACTATTGGGAccaattggccaaagacCGGTTGGAGATATTGGAAGCCGATAAGAACAAACACGAGCTTTTGTATGGTGACCAACCATTCCAGGCTTACTTGGTAGAGCAAGAACGTCGGGAAAAACAAAGACAGAAGAatgagaagttgaagcagCTCAACCAGAACACAAAAAAAGATTCAATAGCTCTTAACAAAAACGACCTCCAGGAGTTATCTCGACTCTCGCGTGATATCTCCGACGTTAAGCACCCCCATTTCTCCCGCAAGATCTGGGATAACTCGGCGatttttgatttggacTCAGACTTGCGAGTCAAGATcgagaacttgatcaagtacttcatCCACTGGAATACTCGCAAGAACTCAGACTCCCATGATGacaagttgaccaagttcCTCGTCAAGTTGGGGTTTCGAGAACCGCATATCCGTGAAGCTTTGTCGTACACAAACACTTTTAACTCCACATTGGAGTGGCTTCTTTTCTACTTACCAGAAGACGACCTACCtggattcttcaacaaactgAACTACCATTCCACCAACCAGGTGAAGATatccaaggacttgaagtatGAAAACTCGGTGGCCTCGTTGCGCAGCTCTGGGTTCAACatcgatgatatcaagtTGCACTTAAAGCTCAGTAAGAACCACGAGCAAAACACTCTTATTAGTTTATGCCAGTCATTGATCCCACTGGAGCTCTACTACGACGACGCTGTGGACTTGGGTATGACTCCGGTAGAGGTGTGGGAAAATGAAATGGCATCGTTGAAGctgatggacttgaaacTTGACTACACTTCCCACGAAGCCACCATCCACTCCAAATTGACGTTGAAATTGTGCCGTTCTCATAACTATCCCAACGACCTCATTGGAATTCGGATCACAAATGAGCTCCCTAACTACGTCAAGATGTCTGCCTTAAGAAAGATCATTCATTTCTTGTATGAAAACAAGTACGTGGGGAGTGAGTATGTCTTTACATTAGTTGACTTTGTATCCGAGAACTATGACAACATTATCAATGACCCTGGCCCTTTGATAGCCGGAGACTTCAAGCCCAGGCAGCTTGTGTCACTGTCGAATGTTTCTGTGTCCAAGtatttcaagaacttcaaagtcaatcaagaaaaagtcaaaaGTAGCTACCAATCGCGTACAACCAACcccaagttcaaagatttgatcaaagatcGATCTAAACTCCCTGCCTGGGCCAAACAAGCAGATATCTTGAGTTTGGTGGATGCTAACCAGATTGTGTTGATCACAGGAGAGACTGGGTCGGGAAAATCTACCCAGATCGTGCAATTCATATTGGATAAACTCAATAGCAAGCATGACTATTCCGCTAAGATCATGGTGACTCAACCCAGAAGAATATCAACTTTGGGATTGGCCGATAGAATCAGTGCTGAAAGAATGGACACCGTAGGACATGAAATTGGGTACATCATCAGAGGTGAGCTGAAGGTATGCGATGCCACCAGAATCACGTTTGTGACTACCGGAGTGTTGCTTCGGTTGATGCAAACATCATCtaagttcttgaactctttgCAGTATATCGTCATTGACGAAGTTCATGAAAGGTCGGTGGATtcagacttcttgttgattttgctCAAAAATAGCTTGAAaaagtttccaaacttgaagatcatCCTCATGTCTGCAACTATAGATAAGCAAGTGTTCAGCAGGTTTTTCAACATTGAACTACCACACTTGCACATCGAAGGAAGAACTTTCCCTATTAAAGATTATTACTTGGAGTATGTGCTTGACGAAATCGACTATGAGATGGAAGTCAACGACCAGCTCATCCGCCCTCAAGCAGATGCCCATTTCTTTAAATCTGGGAACTTAAACTATGACTTGATTGTGAAGTTGGTACATCATCTCAGAAACACCAACGGCTCCATCTTGATTTTCATGCTGGGAATCTACGAGATCAACCAATTGAGGTCCAAGGTTCTTTCCTATTTTGACGAACGAGGTGAAAAGGTGGTTGTACTTCCATTACACTCTGCTTTGAGCTCCAAGGACCAGACTAAGGTGTTCAACACTTTCAGGGAATTGAAGGTGATTATTGCCACCAATATTGCCGAAACTTCTATCACTATTCCAGACTGTACGGTGGTTATTGATACAGGAAGAGTCAAAACCATTCAGTACGactcaaccacaaaaactaCCAAGTTGGTAGAAAACTGGTGTTCTCAGGCCGAATCTATGCAGAGACGTGGTAGAAGTGGAAGAATCCAAAAGGGTAATTGCTACCATCTTTACACACAAGAAACATATGATTTGATGATTAAGCAGCCTATTCCGGAAATAAAAAGAACGAAtttggacaacttgttcttgatcatcaagtCGATGGGTATAGACGATGTGAAGAACTTCTTAACCAGAGGAATCGATGCCCCAAGTGAACTCACCATCGACAACTCTGAAATCACCTTGAAAAGAATCGGAGCATTGAATGAACTGTCTGAATTGACTAATTTGGGTAAGTATCTTTCACTCATTCCAACGGACTTGTCGAACGCCAAGTTGATAATATTTGGTTGTATTTTTGGATGTCTCAATAGCacattgattttggcagCTATTAAGACAATTGGTTCACCTTTCCAAAAAAGTTACGACTTCCGAGACAAGGTGAAGATCATTTTGGCGAAGTATTCCCAAGGAAATGGTGACTTCATTGGCTACTTGAATATCATGAAAGCATACACTAGCCTGACTTCCAAAACCAAGTTTATCAACGAGCACTGTTTAAGTTACTTGGCTGTAAAAGATATCATGGTTACTACGAACCAGTACGAgaatattttgaaggacttgaacttttACAAGGATTCTAAGGGGAAAGATATCAACAGAAACGATTCCAACGTAAAGATACTAAAGGCATTGATCACTGCTGCCTACTATCCCAACATCTCAAAAATATTCTACCCAGACACAAAGTATTTTGCTAGTTCTGCCGGGGCCATTGAAGTCAATCCCGACGAGAAGTTGATACGTTACTTTGTTGAGCACAAAGACCATCAATTACTTGCAATAAGAGAAAAGCAACGTGCTACAAAAATGAAACAAAAAGAGCGCCAAGAAAGGTGGGACAAGCGGGACAAAGGTGAAACTGACTCTAGTGATAGCAATGACAACCTTCTGAGTTATAACGAAGATCACGCTCCTAAGAGAGTGTTCATTCATCCGTCTTCGACCTTTTTCGACAAAAAGTCTCAGGTACCTCAAGAAGAGCCTGGTGAAGTCGATATTAACACTCCACAAGTGacccaacttcttcaaaaaccgCCTTTCGTTGTTTATGGAAGCTCCTACGAGACTTCAAAGcatttcatcaatgaaatcactCCCACAAACGTCATTTCAGTGCTTctttttggaggtgatattaactacaacttgaacctTTCCAACGGAGCCATGTCTCCAGGGATCATTATAGACAACTGGATAACTATTCGGACCTGGTGCAAAAACGCCGTCTTAGTGAAGAACCTACGTGAACTTTTAGACAACATTATTGACTTCAAACTTGCCAGACTGTCTCAAGACGAAGATAACGCGGATTATGCCCAGATCTTATCAGTGATCGAAATGATGATTTCGCAGCAATAG
- a CDS encoding uncharacterized protein (COG:T; EggNog:ENOG503NUA6), which yields MPKPHEREPLLGQEPEGPGVFEPTIKDIESDPSALQLPQIVRESVPLNDDPSIPVFTFRYFLLATILVVPGAFVGTLNSFRTTSAAYSIFFVQFASHYLGKQLAASLPSKTIDVGLFKFNTNPGPWSIKETALITVTANSGATGNLATNALALAELHFKDTVSAAVAIPFMFAIVFIGYAYAAICKDLLLYDPEYIWPQALMQSTVLQTQNNTHTSLGQKQVKLLGAALLFMTVWQLLPEFAFPMVSSVAVICYMAPKSKTLNFVGSGLGGIGFLNFTFDWSNITSTIMLYPYWIQVIQFVAFVICCWILIPIVQFTEAVPSFGLMSNSVFTENGEKYPTSQLLTPELKFNSTAYETLGPARLGPQRVWNIFFDYAAYISGITWVVLFGYENLSSSFKKLKFKVTYKDRLNELARNYDTIPRSWYVIMFFISFGTLMIIFGFGQMFMPWWCCIIGLGLGSIIVTPLAWLYALSNFQLPIGTFNELFYGYLVQSREVHPASGSVFGSIAGDAWYRAQYHLECLKLGFYIHLPPRSVFLAQIYGELVGIPVNYLALRWVLSSKRDYLLGNLIDPLHQWTGQDIESTHTNAIQYVVLGPSRLFENYHYLPLGFVLGAVAPYVLFKLHRKYPRFGFNFWNTTVFFSSMSKFYGNISTGGLSKMIGGTVTMFYVFRYHHKVWKNFNYVMAAGLDTGYNLSVLIIFVITSFTVIRMPHWFGNNEDSVESRVPVGGTNSVPLSEGSDLSHNTVQSIIGPINDFNNTNNRSRITNKQRNSVSRKRHPYPEPLRPESSLSEENLDQLVRCIAGPQLQGCSVTLDMDVKNSILDLVDNFVSSVTQFGCRLAKHRNSDKIEERDIRLHLKEDLGIVLPVDIGHTTVHKKRKRTRNTK from the exons ATGCCTAAACCCCATGAACGAGAGCCTCTCCTTGGACAAGAACCCGAAGGCCCAGGTGTCTTTGAACCGACAATTAAGGATATTGAGTCTGACCCATCAGCTCTTCAGCTTCCGCAAATAGTTAGAGAATCAGTTCCTCTTAACGACGATCCAAGCATTCCAGTGTTTACTTTCAGATACTTCCTTTTGGCCAccattttggtggttccTGGGGCATTTGTTGGTACATTGAACTCCTTTAGAACCACATCAGCTGCTTATTCCATATTTTTCGTACAGTTTGCATCACATTATTTGGGAAAACAACTTGCAGCTAGTCTTCCCTCCAAAACCATAGACgttggacttttcaaattcaacaccAACCCTGGACCTTGGTCCATTAAGGAAACAGCTTTGATAACTGTGACTGCCAATAGTGGAGCCACGGGAAATTTGGCCACCAATGCGTTGGCATTGGCAGAATTACACTTCAAAGACACAGTTTCTGCTGCTGTGGCAATCCCTTTTATGTTCGCTATAGTATTTATTGGATACGCTTACGCTGCCATCTGTAAGGATTTGCTCTTATACGACCCAGAATACATCTGGCCACAAGCATTGATGCAATCCACAGTACTCCAGACCCAGAATAATACCCATACGAGTTTGGGTCAGAAGCAGGTAAAACTACTTGGAGCTGCACTTCTTTTCATGACTGTCTGGCAACTTCTCCCCGAGTTTGCCTTTCCTATGGTTTCTTCGGTAGCAGTTATATGCTACATGGCCCCTAAAAGTAAGACGCTCAATTTTGTTGGTAGTGGCCTTGGTGGTATAGGATTTCTCAATTTTACTTTCGACTGGTCCAACATAACCTCCACAATCATGTTGTACCCGTACTGGATTCAGGTGATTCAGTTTGTGGCTTTTGTGATATGTTGTTGGATCTTGATCCCTATCGTTCAGTTTACCGAAGCAGTCCCCAGTTTTGGCCTAATGTCCAACTCTGTGTTCACTGAAAACGGAGAAAAGTATCCCACGTCCCAATTACTCACACccgagttgaagttcaattcCACTGCTTACGAAACATTGGGTCCTGCCAGACTAGGTCCACAAAGAGTTTGGAATATTTTCTTTGACTATGCTGCTTACATCAGTGGAATCACGTGGGTGGTCCTATTCGGCTATGAAAACCTTAgttcttccttcaagaaactcaagttTAAAGTCACATATAAGGACAGATTGAACGAGCTTGCAAGAAACTATGATACAATTCCTCGTTCTTGGTACGTGATCATGTTCTTTATTTCCTTCGGGACCCTTATGATAATCTTTGGTTTCGGCCAAATGTTTATgccttggtggtgttgtATAATTGGGTTAGGACTTGGTTCAATCATCGTAACACCTCTAGCCTGGTTGTACGCATTGTCGAATTTCCAGCTTCCGATCGGAACTTTTAACGAGTTATTCTATGGATACTTGGTACAGTCCCGGGAAGTGCACCCGGCCAGTGGGTCTGTATTTGGATCCATAGCTGGGGATGCTTGGTACCGGGCCCAGTATCACCTAGAGTGTTTGAAACTCGGCTTCTATATTCATTTACCACCCAGACTGGTTTTTCTAGCCCAAATCTATGGCGAGTTGGTGGGCATTCCTGTCAATTACCTTGCTTTGAGATGGGTCTTGAGTTCCAAAAGAGACTATTTGTTGGGAAACCTTATTGATCCACTCCACCAATGGACTGGACAAGACATCGAATCCACTCACACAAATGCTATCCAGTACGTTGTTTTGGGACCTTCTCGGCTTTTCGAGAACTACCACTATTTACCCTTGGGGTTCGTCCTTGGTGCTGTGGCCCCGTACgtattgttcaagttgcATAGGAAGTATCCCCGATTTGGCTTTAACTTCTGGAACACTACCGTGTTCTTCTCCAGTATGAGCAAGTTTTATGGGAACATTTCCACTGGAGGACTCTCGAAAATGATAGGTGGTACGGTTACCATGTTCTATGTTTTCAGGTATCATCATAAAGTCTGGAAAAATTTCAACTACGTGATGGCTGCAGGACTTGATACCGGGTATAACCTTTCAGTATTGATAATTTTCGTGATTACTTCGTTCACAGTGATCAGGATGCCCCACTGGTTTGGTAATAATGAGGACAGTGTTGAGAG TCGCGTGCCAGTAGGGGGTACCAATTCTGTCCCTTTGTCTGAAGGATCAGATTTGAGCCATAATACCGTTCAACTGATAATTGGACCCatcaatgacttcaacaacaccaataaTAGGTCTCGGATTACAAATAAACAAAGAAACTCAGTTTCAAGAAAACGGCATCCATATCCAGAGCCCTTGAGACCTGAAAGCCTGCTCCTGGAGGAAAATTTGGACCAGTTAGTTCGGTGTATTGCTGGTCCCCAGCTACAAGGTTGTTCTGTCACACTTGATATGGACGTGAAAAATCTgattttggacttggtcGACAACTTTGTGCTGTCGGTCACCCAGTTTGGGTGTAGGTTGGCCAAACATAGGAATAGTGACAAAATCGAAGAGAGAGATATCCGGTTGCACTTGAAGGAAGATTTGGGGATTGTGCTTCCTGTTGATATTGGCCATACTACGGTTcacaaaaagagaaaaagaACCAGAAATACTAAATAA
- a CDS encoding uncharacterized protein (EggNog:ENOG503NYHB; COG:D,O; BUSCO:EOG09260FKU) — MLSSELISSIIPTPNLSDINAGELENDISIIINWIKLFPQPIAEPTLRVKSAVKSVLKDESSQFQFTKLLNNSINENFQLEGFHMDGMNICPDELQGADLATVISRVINTKRFYDNLLISLNLNLSTSCLNLYKKNINKNFKLLIGEEVFLAKIYTYFDENFLRLNSFHDFNIILMLQFFEAIEMKNELNQILINILIKKIKFYINENFKLAWSVPILHTLNNFIEHQIYSNIDFVLKSLHLSIDMNDLIKIGYNELISLRINEIYSIIIDYPKSEISLVELNRCLNFQNSDNFDPNIEFYQRNKLVENFSDNVNKNLLNAGINTINLIKTYIKIIKSFLILDPKGVLLDKVIRPVRKYLKTRDDIINKLVLGLLNKEPELVELSRELQNTEKSFKLFKNFDELNDLNWVPDPIDALPDFKKFKINDIIQSLISIFDSKEIFIVEFTKLFGNKMINSEEDLSVILKMINLLKLRFGKNEFFNLDIMVKDFINSRSNRGMVDSTNLNCLILSHLYWSDIIETPSFTLHPSLLLTFQAYNEMYKRENFNRFLKIIPNFGTVKLSLEGKSYNVPLDKASVILMFHDNNEPVSVASISETLNMSEYFTNKILEFWVSEGILLKITPQLYASNE; from the coding sequence ATGCTATCGTCAGAGCTTATATCGTCAATAATTCCGACTCCCAACCTTTCAGACATCAACGCCGGGGAGTTGGAGAACGACATCTCCATTATTATCAACTGGATCAAGCTTTTTCCACAGCCAATAGCAGAACCTACGTTAAGAGTCAAATCAGCGGTAAAATCAGTTTTGAAGGATGAATCGAGCCAGTTTCAATTTAcaaagcttttgaacaactcgATCAACGAGAATTTCCAGTTGGAAGGGTTTCATATGGATGGCATGAATATTTGCCCTgatgaacttcaaggaGCTGATCTTGCCACTGTGATCCTGAGAGTGATAAACACAAAGCGGTTCTACgataacttgttgataagTTTGAACTTAAACTTGAGTACATCATGTTTGAATTTatacaagaagaacatcaacaagaacttcaaattgttgattgGGGAAGAGGTTTTTCTTGCTAAGATATACACCTACTTTGACGAGAATTTCCTTAGGTTGAATAGCTTTCACGatttcaacatcatcttgatgcttcaattttttgaagCAATTGAAATGAAGAATGAGTTGAACCAGattctcatcaacattTTGATTAAGAAGATAAAGTTCTACATCAatgaaaacttcaagttggcatGGAGTGTTCCCATACTTCacaccttgaacaacttcatTGAGCATCAGATTTATTCAaacattgattttgtgtTGAAAAGCCTACATTTGAGCATCGACATGAACGACTTGATTAAAATTGGCTACAATGAGCTTATAAGTCTTCGAATCAATGAAATATACTCCATCATTATCGATTATCCGAAAAGTGAAATATCATTGGTAGAGCTTAACAGGTGTTTGAACTTTCAAAACTCAGACAACTTCGACCCTAATATTGAGTTCTACCAACGTAATAAGTTAGTGGAGAACTTCTCTGACAATGTCAACAAGAATCTTTTGAATGCTGGTATAAATACAATtaatttgatcaaaacttacatcaagatcatcaaatCCTTTTTAATACTTGACCCTAAAGGAGTGTTACTTGATAAGGTCATTAGACCGGTGAgaaagtacttgaagacaAGAGATGATataatcaacaagttggtgttgggaTTATTAAATAAAGAGCCTGAATTGGTAGAGCTTTCAAGagaattgcaaaatacCGAGAAAAGcttcaaacttttcaagaattttgaCGAGCTAAATGACTTAAACTGGGTACCCGATCCAATTGATGCTTTGCctgatttcaagaaattcaaaatcaacgatATAATCcaatctttgatttctaTATTCGACTCAAAGGAAATCTTCATCGTCGAATTCACCAAGTTATTCGGAAACAAAATGATCAACAGCGAAGAGGACTTGTCAgtgatcttgaaaatgatcaacttattgaagttgagatTTGGTAAAAacgagttcttcaacttggacatcATGGTGAAGGATTTCATTAATTCCAGATCAAATAGAGGTATGGTCGATTCGACAAATCTAAACTGCTTGATATTGTCGCATCTCTACTGGAGTGATATTATAGAGACTCCAAGCTTCACACTTCATCCGAGTCTATTGTTGACGTTTCAAGCCTATAATGAAATGTATAAGCGAGAGAATTTCAACcggtttttgaagattattCCCAATTTTGGAACCGTGAAGTTGAGCTTGGAAGGTAAGAGCTATAACGTTCCCCTTGACAAGGCTTCTGTCATACTTATGTTCCATGATAACAACGAACCCGTTTCGGTTGCAAGTATATCTGAAACCCTCAACATGTCAGAGTACTTTACCAACAAGATATTAGAGTTCTGGGTTCTGGAGGGcattctcttgaagatAACCCCCCAATTGTACGCAAGTAACGAATAA
- the DCN1 gene encoding Scaffold-type E3 ligase (COG:S; EggNog:ENOG503P262): MSAKAVNDFMEVTGTSRTTANKYLKKHAYNLNFAVEEYLGKQYNTNLYKLFEKYQETPDKIGIDGTLCYLEDLGIEPEDVRSLVLSHFLESESMGAFSKENFLQKWTEKNISTISQMKTYLNELTKNMATPSEFDELYGFTFNFLLETPTQRSLSPDLLIDYWKLLFDLVPLDEDVLHRIDQWYDFILKQEKPSNKDAYLMFWEFVKEVVKPDPGSLSGYDEMASWPVVIDEFIEYLQENNLLESTES, from the coding sequence ATGAGCGCCAAAGCGGTGAACGACTTTATGGAGGTGACAGGAACATCAAGGACTACAGCAAATAAATACTTGAAAAAGCATGCCTACAACCTCAATTTTGCTGTGGAAGAGTATCTTGGCAAGCAGTATAACACAaacttgtacaagttgtttgaaaagtatCAAGAAACTCCGGACAAGATTGGTATCGATGGTACTTTGTGTTACCTCGAGGACTTGGGCATCGAGCCAGAGGATGTTAGATCATTGGTATTGAGTCACTTTCTAGAAAGCGAAAGCATGGGAGCCTTTTCCAAAGAGaactttcttcaaaagtggACTGAAAAGAATATTTCAACTATACTGCAAATGAAGACATATTTAAATGAGTTAACCAAAAATATGGCTACACCTTCAGAATTTGATGAGCTATATGGATTCACCTTCAATTTTCTACTCGAGACTCCAACGCAAAGATCTTTGAGTCCAGACCTTCTCATCGACTATtggaagttgttgttcGACTTGGTTCCTTTAGATGAAGACGTTTTGCACAGAATTGACCAGTGGTATGACTTTATTTTGAAGCAGGAAAAACCTTCCAACAAAGACGCATACTTAATGTTCTGGGAGTTTGTGAAAGAAGTTGTGAAACCGGATCCTGGCTCTTTGAGTGGTTACGATGAGATGGCATCCTGGCCAGTGGTAATTGATGAGTTCATAGAGTACCTACAAGAAAACAACTTGCTTGAGTCCACTGAGAGTTAA
- a CDS encoding uncharacterized protein (COG:E; EggNog:ENOG503NWDB) yields the protein MAPVQIKQEDITSDLDKTINQLLETQIFGHGGRKPGTNAGKSIDWSHKLPEGARKRFEKYNIDLSGGYPVTPKKEIIPRFVDEVFALRGQDYPYVERGKNADPEKKALFGAAKEVRHLTKHIGTEIVGLQLSDLTDQQRDELALLIGERVVVFFRNQDLSPQKQLELGKYYGQVEIHPQVPRVPNDKNGDDLNGISTIWQDYLIANFGLPLTFKKAAFNGNSVWHTDLVHEYQPAGITHLHLDSIPDVGGDTLWASGYAAYDKLSPAFQKFLDGKKAIFRSAHKYLDRENPLAGPQFVEREHLLVRTHPATGWKSLYVNRGLTVRIVDLEPEESKLILEYLYGVYEKNHDIQVRFNWKSDSGLGTSALWDNRISQHNAVWDHEGEEARHGTRVTSLAEKPFFDENSKSQREALGLPLN from the coding sequence ATGGCACCCGTTCAGAtcaaacaagaagatattACTAGTGACTTAGACAAAACCATCAACCAACTCCTCGAAACCCAAATTTTTGGTCATGGTGGTCGTAAACCCGGTACCAATGCCGGTAAGTCTATCGACTGGTCCCATAAGCTTCCAGAAGGTGCTCGCAAGAGatttgaaaagtacaaTATCGATTTGTCCGGAGGTTATCCAGTTACCCCCAAAAAGGAAATCATCCCcagatttgttgatgaggtGTTTGCTCTTAGAGGACAAGACTATCCTTATGTTGAAAGAGGTAAGAATGCAGACCCAGAAAAGAAGGCCTTATTTGGAGCAGCTAAGGAAGTCAGACATTTAACCAAGCACATTGGAACTGAAATCGTCGGGTTGCAATTGAGCGACTTGACCGACCAGCAAAGAGATGAATTGGCTCTCTTGATTGGTGAAAGAGTTGTTGTATTTTTCAGAAACCAGGATTTATCCCCCCAGAAGCAATTGGAATTGGGTAAATACTatggtcaagttgaaatcCATCCTCAGGTTCCTCGTGTTCCAAACGATAAAAATGGAGACGATTTGAATGGAATTAGTACCATTTGGCAGGACTACTTGATTGCTAACTTTGGATTACCTTTGACGTTCAAGAAGGCTGCGTTCAATGGAAACAGTGTCTGGCACACCGATTTGGTCCATGAATATCAACCGGCTGGTATAACCCACTTGCATCTTGACTCGATTCCTGATGTCGGAGGTGATACCTTATGGGCTTCTGGTTATGCTGCATACGATAAATTGTCACCAGCGTTCCAAAAGTTTTTGGATGGAAAGAAGGCTATTTTCCGTTCTGCCCACAAGTACTTAGACAGAGAAAACCCATTGGCAGGTCCTcagtttgttgaaagagaaCATTTACTCGTGAGAACTCATCCTGCCACCGGTTGGAAATCCTTGTATGTCAACAGAGGATTAACTGTTAGAATTGTGGACTTGGAACCAGAAGAGTCCAAACTTATCTTGGAGTACCTCTACGGAGTGTATGAAAAGAACCACGATATCCAGGTGAGATTCAACTGGAAATCTGACTCTGGGTTGGGAACTTCTGCCTTATGGGACAACAGAATTAGTCAACACAATGCTGTTTGGGACcatgaaggtgaagaagcTAGACACGGTACTCGGGTCACCTCTTTGGCTGAAAAACCTTTCTTTGATGAGAATTCAAAGTCTCAAAGAGAAGCCTTGGGCCTTCCTTTGAACTAA